From Coturnix japonica isolate 7356 chromosome 1, Coturnix japonica 2.1, whole genome shotgun sequence, the proteins below share one genomic window:
- the IL18R1 gene encoding interleukin-18 receptor 1 isoform X2, whose translation MNFLEFWPAELGDSGNYFVTQSNGKRNFTIQKWTLNVLERNKSSCFNQNHLTTEIQNAGTGYSLKCSDLSVNENDSITWYKDCKNYENESGRELDFKTLSVQHSGIYTCKISISHQGKIYHSTNTIRLIVEEDAPETVTLEIVGRDEEIQTEIGKEETLNCTVFLGYYMQEDVNLYWCFNDTFPKKCSGIPEADPPICEEDLTKLRLGDKFYITRFLRIKKVREEDFHHNFTCRLQADEITHMKVVKLKKGNTQDLPLHVFTTGMILAVLFPCVALAVVAVCVMFRVDLVLFYRNISQRDDTAGDGKEYDAFVSYLKDCVSTSKEEREFALKTLPMILEENFGYKLCIFERDVSPGGAVVDDIHSLIDKSRRLIIILSQNYISDRAIYELESGLHKALVERKMKIILIEYMPISDYDFLPESLSLLPSKRVVQWKKDKSLPVNSRFWKTLRYLMPAKPTKSNSKGHCMNLDLGSEGTQPWTGGCDYNTVI comes from the exons CAATGGAAAACGAAATTTCACAATTCAGAAGTGGACCTTGAATGtacttgaaagaaataaaagcagctgcttcaaTCAAAATCATTTAACAACTGAAATTCAAAATGCTGGAACTGGTTATTCATTGAAATGCAGTGATCTGTCTGTCAATGAAAATGACAGCATAACATGGTATAAg GACTGTAAGAACTATGAAAATGAAAGCGGGCGGGAACTGGACTTTAAAACCTTATCAGTTCAGCACTCTGGAATATATACCTGCAAAATTTCCATCAGTCACCAAGGAAAGATATACCACAGCACGAATACAATTAGGCTGATTGTAGAAGAAG atgCACCAGAGACTGTAACTTTGGAGATAGTTGGACGCGATGAAgaaattcaaactgaaatag GTAAAGAAGAGACACTCAACTGCACAGTTTTCTTGGGTTATTACATGCAAGAAGATGTCAACCTCTACTGGTGTTTTAATGATacatttccaaagaaatgttCAGGTATTCCCGAGGCTGACCCTCCAATATGTGAAGAAGATTTAACAAAATTACG TTTGGGAGACAAGTTTTATATCACAAGGTTTCTACGGATTAAAAAAGTAAGAGAGGAGGACTTCCATCACAATTTCACCTGCAGATTGCAAGCTGATGAAATAACGCACATGAAAGTAGTGAAATTGAAAAAAG GAAACACTCAAGATTTGCCGCTGCATGTATTTACAACTGGAATGATACTTGCTGTACTCTTTCCATGTGTTGCTCTGGCTGTGGTAGCTGTCTGTGTGATGTTCAGAGTAGACTTAGTTCTATTCTACAGGAACATAAGCCAAAGAGATGACACTGCTGGAG ATGGAAAAGAATATGATGCTTTTGTATCTTACCTGAAAGACTGTGTTTCTACTAGTAAAGAGGAGAGAGAATTTGCTTTGAAGACATTACCAATGATATTAGAAGAAAACTTTGGGTATAAGTTATGTATATTTGAGAGAGATGTATCTCCTGGAGGAG ctGTTGTTGATGATATCCATTCACTCATTGACAAAAGCCGAAGATTAATCATTATACTGAGCCAGAACTACATTTCTGACAGAGCCATATATGAACTTGAAAGTGGACTGCATAAAGCTCtagtagaaaggaaaatgaagattatATTAATTGAATATATGCCTATAAGTGACTACGACTTCTTGCCAGAATCACTGTCTCTTTTGCCATCAAAGAGGGTTGTTCAGtggaaaaaagataaatctcTCCCAGTGAATTCCAGATTTTGGAAGACCCTTCGATACCTAATGCCTGCAAAACCTACCAAGTCAAACTCCAAAGGACACTGTATGAATCTAGATCTAGGCTCAGAAGGGACTCAACCATGGACTGGAGGCTGTGACTATAATACAGTCATATAG